GTGAGTAAGAAAACACATTTGCTCAAACAGGGAAAGATCTGTACAGGAAGATATTTTGTAATAAAAGGATTGTTGCGGCAGTATATCGTCGGGGAAAACGACGCAGAGCAGATTACGCATTTTGCACTGGAAAACTGGTGGATAGCGGATTATGATAGTTTGGAGCGTAGACAGCCTTCGGAGTTTTTTATACAGGCAGTGGAGCCTACTGAATTGCTGGTGTTGGATAAGGAAAAGGAAGATGAATTGTTTAGGCAGGTACCTAAAATGGAGCGGTATTTCAGATTGGTCTTACAGCGATCTTATGCGGCTTCTATGATGCGGATTAAGTATATTTTTACCACGAGTGGAGAGGAAAGATATAATCATTTTAATAGTTTGT
This Chitinophaga sancti DNA region includes the following protein-coding sequences:
- a CDS encoding Crp/Fnr family transcriptional regulator, with the translated sequence MERLLQHVQRFVELNSEEQELLLSCMRYEEVSKKTHLLKQGKICTGRYFVIKGLLRQYIVGENDAEQITHFALENWWIADYDSLERRQPSEFFIQAVEPTELLVLDKEKEDELFRQVPKMERYFRLVLQRSYAASMMRIKYIFTTSGEERYNHFNSLFPEFIQRIPQYMLASYLGFSAEFLSKIRAKRS